From Desulfoplanes formicivorans:
GACGACAAAAAAAAGCAACCATGAAACAATTCCTACGCCGAGGAGTTTTAAACGCAGGCAACAGAAGCAAGGCTCATCCGTATGGCTACCTGATATGCCTTGTCCTGGCTGTGTTTTCTGGAAAAGGGGAGTACATCTGACTCACGAAAAAAGGGCCCTGGATTATGCATCCAAGGCCCTTCTGGTTATTATTGGTAGCGGGGGCAGGATTTGAACCTACGACCTTCGGGTTATGAGCCCGACGAGCTACCATGCTGCTCCACCCCGCAACAAGAGAAAGAGTTTCTATAGGTTTACCCAACCATTGGCAAGAACTTTTTTCATTTTTTTTGGCCACCCGTACATGGGGTTGCCTGTACAGGTCCTGCGCCCATAACCGCCCGTTGCAGCAACCTCGACAGATGTCGTCAGCTACACGGACACGGCCAGAGTCAGGTACGGGCGATGGTCAGGAATTCCTTGAGGTCAGAATGAAGCAGCTCCCTGAATTCCCTCAGATCATTCTCCGGAACCCGGGCAAAGAGAAAGGCGAACACCGGATACTCGTGGACATCAATCCGCCGAAGTTCCAGCGGGTTGGAAAACCGGGCTGCAAGGGAAGTGTAATCTATCCGGGTGATGGATGCACAATCCACATCTGCAGCCACATCAGCCACAAGCACACCAACGGCCTGGCCCTCATGCTCGGCCAGAATGCTTTCCCAATCAGGCTTGTTGCCGTCAAGGTAATAGGTATAAGGATTGAATCCCCAGGCGTGAAAGGTCAGATCGGCCACACACCATCCGGCAAAACGCATGGGATTGACCTCAATGGGAATGATATGGCCTTCCTTGTCCACACGCAGTTCCACATGGGCCGGAAAATGGCTCAGATGCGCCCGGGAACCCATTTCACCCAGATATGCGGTGAACCGATCCAGCCAGGTACGGATGATGGTGGGGGATGTCAGGTAAACCCGGTCGCTGACATCATCAGCCGAGGCAAAAAGATGTCCCAGAATGTTCAAAATGACGGGTTCGCCCTTGTGGTCAAAATAGACATCAACCGCAAACTCCTCTCCCTGAATGCACTCCTCAACGATGAACCGGTCAAGGCATACAACCTGGTCAGGATACTGAGATCGTATGCGTGAGACCTCATTGGTGATGGCTTCAAGAACACGAGGCCAGTCCTCATCCGAATCCACCTTGTGCACGCCCAGGCTGAAAAACCCCACAGCCGGCTTGATGATGAACGGCTTGGGAAATGCCGACGGGTCAAGGTGTTCGAGTTCGGCAAAATCCACTCCCTTGAACACATAGCCCGGATGCATGTCCCGGATAAGCTCGCGAAAACGGATCTTGTCCTTGAACACCCCGATGGTGTCGGGCAGCCCGGTTGTTCCAAGGTGGGTGTTGATCCAGTCAATGGCGTTTTCAGAATTGGAATACACGGGAAGACCCTGGCCTGATCGGGCAACAAAATCATCGTCCGTACACAAAAAGGGCGCATCCGGCCCGAAATGGCGTATGGCCATCTCATTGGCCAGAACAGGTGCCTTCCTGTCCGCAATGGTCTGCTTCAAAAAATCCGAAACATAAGGAGCTTCAAGAATAAACATGAGAACAATGTGGTTGAGGATTAGAGGGAAAAAAGGATTGAGGCCGTTGACAAAAAAATCCCGGAGCAATCCTTTGGCCGTTAATGATTCTGTGCATGGTTCAGCTTACGGGCCACCATCTCGGCAACCCGGATGCCGTCCACGGCCGACGAGGTAATACCCCCGGCGTACCCGGCACCTTCTCCGGCAGGATAGAGCCCTTTGACGGATACGGATTCAAGACGTTCATCGCGCAGAATGCGCACGGGCGAGGAGCTGCGAGTCTCCACGCCGGTTAACACGGCATCAGGCAGGGCAAACCCCTTGAGCTTGCCATCCAGGGCCACAATGGCTTCCTGCATGGTGGCCCGGACATACTCCGGCAGGCATGATCTCAAATCGCACAGTCTGACTCCCGGGGTATAGCTGGGCAGAACCTCGCCCAACACCCTGGAGCCCACCCCCTGAAGAAAATCACCCACCAATTGAGCCGGAGCATGAAAATCCGCTCCGCCCAGTTCAAAGGCCCTGGTTTCCCATTGACGCTGAAACGCCACCCCGGCCAGGGGATCATCTCCCTGCAGATCCGAGGTTTGTATACCCACAAGCAGGGCGGCATTGGCGTTTTTTCCGCTTCGGGCCCGAAGGCTCATGCCGTTGGTGACCACTTCTCCCGGCCCGCTGGCTGCGGCAATGACCTGTCCTCCGGGGCACATGCAAAAGGTGTATGCAGATCTTCCTCCCCGGGCATGGTGAACCAACTTGTACGGAGCCGGCCCCAGTCGGGGATGACCAGCATCCCGTCCGTACAGGGCCCTGTCCACCAGTGATTGGGGATGTTCAATGCGACATCCCAGGGAAAAGGGCTTTTGAGCCAGGGCAACACCAGCGTCTTTGAGCAGTGCAAAGGTATCCCGGGCCGAATGACCAATGGCCATGACAAGGTGCCTCACATCCATTTCTTCATGGTCATTAATGGTTATCCCGCACAATCGTCCGTTTTGGAGGCGCAGCCCGGTCACCTGAGCCTGAAAACGGACTTCTCCCCCCAACGCAGTGATCGTCTCTCTGATATTTTGGACAACCGAGACGAGCAGATCCGTACCAATATGGGGATGACTCACATACAGGATATCCTCGGGAGCACCAGCAGCCACAAACTCGGTCAAAACCTTTCGGCATCGGTTGTTCCGATCCTTGATTCCGGTATTCAACTTGCCGTCGGAAAAGGTTCCTGCCCCGCCTTCACCAAACTGAACATTGCTTTCAGGATCCAGGATTCCGGTCTCCCAGAACCGTTGCACATCACGGGTCCGCAAATCCACGGGTTTTCCCCGGTCAAGAACCAGGGGACAATACCCGGCCCGGGCAAGAATGAGTGCGGCA
This genomic window contains:
- a CDS encoding NAD(P)/FAD-dependent oxidoreductase, coding for MTFLRITQIKLPIDHTQEDLHRAVAQRLGISPCGIRTMQVRRQSIDARKRGMVFFVYTLDVELASGTTPSGSCPYTLSPHLEYTPPPRVVKPPSPRPVVVGAGPCGLFAALILARAGYCPLVLDRGKPVDLRTRDVQRFWETGILDPESNVQFGEGGAGTFSDGKLNTGIKDRNNRCRKVLTEFVAAGAPEDILYVSHPHIGTDLLVSVVQNIRETITALGGEVRFQAQVTGLRLQNGRLCGITINDHEEMDVRHLVMAIGHSARDTFALLKDAGVALAQKPFSLGCRIEHPQSLVDRALYGRDAGHPRLGPAPYKLVHHARGGRSAYTFCMCPGGQVIAAASGPGEVVTNGMSLRARSGKNANAALLVGIQTSDLQGDDPLAGVAFQRQWETRAFELGGADFHAPAQLVGDFLQGVGSRVLGEVLPSYTPGVRLCDLRSCLPEYVRATMQEAIVALDGKLKGFALPDAVLTGVETRSSSPVRILRDERLESVSVKGLYPAGEGAGYAGGITSSAVDGIRVAEMVARKLNHAQNH
- a CDS encoding ATP-grasp domain-containing protein, whose translation is MFILEAPYVSDFLKQTIADRKAPVLANEMAIRHFGPDAPFLCTDDDFVARSGQGLPVYSNSENAIDWINTHLGTTGLPDTIGVFKDKIRFRELIRDMHPGYVFKGVDFAELEHLDPSAFPKPFIIKPAVGFFSLGVHKVDSDEDWPRVLEAITNEVSRIRSQYPDQVVCLDRFIVEECIQGEEFAVDVYFDHKGEPVILNILGHLFASADDVSDRVYLTSPTIIRTWLDRFTAYLGEMGSRAHLSHFPAHVELRVDKEGHIIPIEVNPMRFAGWCVADLTFHAWGFNPYTYYLDGNKPDWESILAEHEGQAVGVLVADVAADVDCASITRIDYTSLAARFSNPLELRRIDVHEYPVFAFLFARVPENDLREFRELLHSDLKEFLTIART